The Trichoderma breve strain T069 chromosome 2, whole genome shotgun sequence DNA segment CATACCCGAACTTCCCGCACCGACCCAGTCTCCGACAACTCTCAAGGCCTTCCTCGTCATGGCCCGCTTCATCGCTCGCATGCGCATCGCCGCCCGTAAGTGGGCTCCCCAAGAAGATGTTCGCAAACAGCTCCGCCTGGATATCAGGGAGAAACGTCGTGATAAGCGCATGAAGCTTCTCAGCGCCGTCCCTGTCGAGGCTCTCTACTAAAACATGTACTGCAAAATACAAATACATGTTTGCGGCATATCTAATGCCTAACCTCTCAATATTGTTTTGCGGGGGAGAAGATACCCATATACACCTTTCTattctcttgtcttttttttttattataatcATTGGTTATTTTTGGGGGGGAGTTGAATCCTAGAGTCTATCTGATTCCTAACGCTAACGACTACTTTTTTCATGAATTGCTTGCAAGGATACGGTTTTATGGATTGGTGATGAAAGGTCAACTATGTACAGGATAGAATCatctctttgttttttttggCATGCATCAGGATGGAATCGCCCGGTTGGATTGGGCTGACGGTAGCAATGGCGTTGGGGAGGGAAAGACACTggatttgtttttttcggtatttttttttacagaGTTTGAATATTTTTATCAAAACAGCTCGATGTAGCTCATTCGTCTAAATATGGCTCTCCTGGCTATCACGTTGATTGTAGTGATCGTCGTATGTAATCATTCTTTGGGATATTATGCGTAGCTGGATGTCGAAAAAGGACATGTCCCAGAAAACTATCGAGGTACATAACTCAACACACATACATGACAATATGGTATTTACAAGCGACATGTTTGTAAGTTATGCAGTTTAACAACTCTTTATAAATGTTTTATGCTAGCTAATTGCCACGTTCTCGATATATCGTATGCTAGCCCGAAAAGAaatatttttgtttttccaAATGAATTCCCATTAATAAAGACCGGCCGTAATCAGGAAGACTAAAACATGGACAAAtcgaagaagaataaaaaaaaagtaataatcAACAAAATACCccaagggagaaaaagaaaaagagaccaGCTGGATTTTCCAAATCCCAAATCCGATGAACCACCTATCATGCTTTATTCAGAGCGTCGTATCATCTGTGGCTACATATAGATCATATACAAAAAAGTGATGATAACCGCTTGAACAGACCCGCTCAACcattttaatttatttttgttAAGGAAAGCCAGGGAAAGAATCCTTCACATGACAAATAAGAGATTGGTATCTGCAAAATATGTTAGGAAGAGTACTACCCAACCTGACATATCTGCAAGGGAAACTTACTAAGAGGGTGGCTACAGGAGAGCTGCGGCTTTTGTGTGTATTTTGTAGCGAGCTCGTCTCGGATGCTGTTGAGCAGCTGGACGTAGCTCTGCTGGGGGTTCTTCCTGAGAGCCGTGACAAACGCCCAGGACATGGCACCAGTGGCTTGTGAAGCAATGGTAGCATCGGCACTGAAAAGCACTGTTAGCAATGACTTGACTAGTTAACGTCAAGACAGTTGACTTACGAGGTTTGGTCGTCTTTGCTTCCCGACCACATGATGACGTCGGCAGGAGAAGTCTTGGTTGCGAGGGCCCGGTTGTGGGCTTCTTCGCCAGTGGTGGCCTTCTTGAAGAATCCGATGATATTGTTGGCAACACCGCCGAGATCTCCCTGGCTGTACGAGGAAATGACGCCGAGCAAGCCCTGGCCggcctccttggccaagTTGGGCTCCTTGAGGATACCTTGTGTAGAATAGATGTATGGCAGGTCGAGTGCTGTGCCGGAATGGCACGAATCGAAGATGGCTGTCAGCCTTACACCTGCCTGCAGGGGGGTGACCATGATGCGGTGCATCTCGTCATCTGTGATGTGTCCATGTTGCCTGAAGTCAACTGGGTAAATGACTTCGTCATATCCATCAGGCTCATCGCCGTCAAGGTCCTTTGTTTGCCCACCGTGGCCTAGGGATGGTCAGCTTGCAAGCTCCGGGCAAGATGCCGAGGAACACAGAAGGGGCAGAAACTTACCGGAAtagtggaagaagagagagtcaTTGGGCCTGGCATCCTTGACCAGCCAGTGCATTGCACGGAGGATGTTTTGCTTTGTAGGCTGGCTCATGGGGTTTTGTTGATCGTCAGTCAGAATAACCATGTCTTCTCTCTTGTAGCCAAACTGTTCCACCAAGTAGGCTGTCATGTTTCTGACATCGTTGATGCAGCCTCGCAGCTGGCCACGCTGACCAAAGTAGTTGATACCAATCAGCAGCGCCTTTCTGCGGCCAGTGCAGTTGGAGTATCGGAAAGCATAGCCTGGTGCGCCGTGACCAAAGCTCTGTGGCCCATTCGGAGGGGCCGGAGGATTTCCGCTAGGGCGTCCTTGGCTGTAGCCGTTTGGGGCAGCAGGACCGGGGGCAGGCATGCCTATTTCATCATGTCAGCACACAGCTTTGGAATAAGGAGATTCTCGTTCACCGTACCAGGACGTCCGTTGTAGTTGGGCTGCGGTTGCTGGGCGTAGTTGTATTGCTGCTGGGGAGGGGCgtgctgctgaggatgaggTTGCTACATTCATCATTGCGTGTAAGCAGTTGCAGAATCCTGAGCAATCTCGTGGTGGTTTTCGATGTATGTCTGGGTCAAGGGCATCGGCCATACCTGGTATGAGTACTGCTGTTGGGGAGGAGCGTGGTAACCGTAGCCGGGCTGGGGAGACGGTTGGTGCCCTTGGGGCGGATAGCCGCCGTTGTAAgtgggctgctgaggccTGGAGAGAGGCAAATGGTGTAAGCATCAACGTCCAATGCAGCGATGAAGCAAGATGCGGCTATGTCTGATGAAGCATGGGAAGAGATTGGGGACATCGGGAGCACAATCGCCGGGACAGCGTTGGACATGGTTTGGAAAGGGGAATTGGGAGGATCTCATACGGATAGTAGCCACCCTGCTGCTGgtattgctgctgcggtgGTGCGGCATAGCCGCCGCCGTTGTAGGCTGGGTATCCAGacatttttatttttaggagatgaagaggaagcgaGGACGGATTCGAAACGAAGCTTGGATGAAGCTTTTCTGCTCGGGCGGTTGGGCAAGGCAGCGCAAGCAAGCGCGCCGTTGGGAGCTAAGCTGGCGGGCGGTTGGAGCCGAGAGTTTGGCTAGAGTTGCAATGACGACGGGAATGTGCAAAAGAGAGTGCACCAGCAAGACCGGGTGCAGAAAGATCCAAGCTGTCGCGTGCAAAAGAATTGCTCGGTCGTCGATCCAAAGTCCGAAGTGCACGCAACAATCGCGTTGATGGGAGGCAAGCCTGGCTCTGCTCCCAATGCGCTGGCAATCTTATCGAGGAGAGCACGTGTAGCTGGGCGGTCAGGTCCGAGGTCGATCAATCAGAATCAGAGCTAGCGGACGTCTGGATatgattgatgagatggcgGGTGTGTGGAGGAAAGACGCGGGGGACACAAGTCGAGCTGTGGGAGTGTCGAGTGGAATCGTAcaagtccagtccagtccagctgctgctactactCGAGCATGTGAAGTGAAAAGCGGGCGGCAGAGAAAGAcggaagaaaaaattgaTAGTGATAAAGAGAGAAGGACTAGACTGATGTCGACACCAGCTGAGCGAGAGAGGGATGAAGGGGATCCTCCAGCAGGGCGTGGGCGAAGACTGCGACAAGAGGCGTGGAACTGGCAGGCTAGGCGCCGAGGGATGGATTGAAGCTGACAATGGTGGCGAGAGCGCTCGTCTCGAGGgtttttgtctcttttgcttcgggTCCGGGACACGATGAAATCGCAAGAACCCGCTGGGCGGAGGTCGGGTGACGATGAGCTGGCGGTGGTGGGTTGCGGATAGCGAGTGGAGTTGGATGGATGGTGCTGTGGATTAAatgttgctggtggtggcgggGTTCTGCGGTAGCTACAGCGTGCAGTTTACAGGTACCTACAGGGCGCTAACGGCTGCAGCTCAACCGCTAGCAGCGCCCACTAATGAGTCCGTAATAAACGACCGGTGGCGGGCGATGCTGGATTGGggtttgagattgagatgaCCAGAAACGATGCCTCCTCCGATGGGCTGCCGGGGTTCCAGCCGGCCAGGGTTCGATGCCAGAAGGGTTGCAGCCAGTTGCTCGGGCTGTATCTCGGTCTACGGCTCCGACTGACGACAAGGCACGGGTGCGATTGGGCGCCTGATGGGAGCAGGAGATCAAATGGGATACACAGTTGAGGCTAGTGTGTAAGTAAGTTCAACGTTGCTTATGACCTAACAAGGCGCAAGAGAGGCTCTGGAAGAAGGGCTCGAGTATGTAGGAGGGATGCTGATTACAGCATTCGGTCAGTATGTAGGTAATGACTAATGTTCCGGCTGGTATCAATTCATCTCCGTTGCAGACGAGGCGAGACGACACGGGCCGTTCGATACTCGTATAGCAGCGAGGTTATCCTTCATCCCTACCCGGTGTTAGGCACAGTAGAGCTTCGCTAAAACCCCAGCCCAGTAACAAGCGTGGACTGGGGCATCGGTGCTTTGGGCATAAAAGCTGAGGATTGATTGGCAGCAGTCCGAGATGCCATCTTAGCACGgaattacatgtacatgtatactcgtacatgtactagACTTCCAACTTCCAACGTTGTCAAGCGCATCTCAGACAGTCTGAGACAATGACCGTTGAGGCGGGACGATCGCTCTCGCTTACATGGATAGTCCAGTCAGCAATGGGATTGAGTGCAGTGTTCTCAATACCTGGAATTGAACCTCGGTCAAGGCCGGGGCACTGCAAACGCGCAGATGACGCAAAGTCGCAAAACACCAGACAAGTGCATGCCTGatctcatcaacatggcaATGATATCAAAAATCGACAatgatgacattgaagaTCCATCTCAATTGCCAGGCAATACGTCAAAGACCAGCATATGCACATCCTGCGCCTCAACGGTAGTATGTACAAGCCCCATGTTCGCTACGATTTTTGGTTCTGCCGCAATGGCGCCACCAATCCAATACGGTACCCAAACCGGCCCccgtccagtccagtccctttgctctcttcctctaccGATGCAATCGAAGGgaccagaaaaaaagaaaagaaaaaacgctTGGACCCCTTTTGTTACCGTAACCGTCAGCTTGGCATCGAACCCGCGGAAAAAGATGGGCGGTTCGGCCACATGGCGTCTTGCATGGCGGCATTGCCTCGCCGAACGGAGACCCCGATGCGGGTCATCATGGCAGTGCTgtgtgtttgttttgtttttttcccccgtATGTTGACTGTTTACAGCATTCGGCATCAGTTGTAGGGCACGGCGCATGCAGGCGGCTACTGTATTGCTGCAGATGCTCTGCTCTTGGTGCTGCACTAATGTGCGACAGTGCATTTGATGTTGATATTTTCCATGACGACACATCAGAAGTGCAGCATTGTAAGACAGTACTCTAGTAGTAATAGGCAATTGGATCAATGGATGTTGCAGTGCCAACCAAACCGCCATACAACCAGCACACACACAGCGTCTGTTGCGACCCCAAGGCTGCACGTCACCACACACACAATCACCGCCAAGTCATCAATCTGGACTAATTAGCCTCATTTAATTGCAGCATCCATCTTAAACATCTACTCTACTCCTATCAATCTTTCATGGCGCGCGGCAATTGCCCCGAAAACATTGATGGCCCCCCCAGCCAACCATTCCCTTCTCTCGGACTTATCCGTCTGCCGCAAAGTGTGATGCCATCGCCAAGTAAGAACAGCTAGCTGCAGCCAGT contains these protein-coding regions:
- a CDS encoding caspase domain-containing protein, giving the protein MSGYPAYNGGGYAAPPQQQYQQQGGYYPPQQPTYNGGYPPQGHQPSPQPGYGYHAPPQQQYSYQQPHPQQHAPPQQQYNYAQQPQPNYNGRPGMPAPGPAAPNGYSQGRPSGNPPAPPNGPQSFGHGAPGYAFRYSNCTGRRKALLIGINYFGQRGQLRGCINDVRNMTAYLVEQFGYKREDMVILTDDQQNPMSQPTKQNILRAMHWLVKDARPNDSLFFHYSGHGGQTKDLDGDEPDGYDEVIYPVDFRQHGHITDDEMHRIMVTPLQAGVRLTAIFDSCHSGTALDLPYIYSTQGILKEPNLAKEAGQGLLGVISSYSQGDLGGVANNIIGFFKKATTGEEAHNRALATKTSPADVIMWSGSKDDQTSADATIASQATGAMSWAFVTALRKNPQQSYVQLLNSIRDELATKYTQKPQLSCSHPLNTNLLFVM